One window of the Salvia miltiorrhiza cultivar Shanhuang (shh) chromosome 6, IMPLAD_Smil_shh, whole genome shotgun sequence genome contains the following:
- the LOC130990828 gene encoding protein FAR1-RELATED SEQUENCE 5-like: MVPEATRHLMNNNRNVDEFQQMFIISAAKANIGSMRAFRFFREIVGDYKSVGCTGNDFKNFVRDLKFFHEVDDEKKLCRIIWADDVSVKNYKLFGEAVSFDATYNTNRYNFIFTHFTGKDNDGRCISFAVALFNHEDSESYTWVLEKFELVMGNAPRIVITDQDPGLKKVVASTWKETRHRFCMWHINIKVAEKVPQRLRDDTDFKLAYDRVVWNDNDEPQVFEENWNNPMEEYDLTSTKWFSDMYQDRSMWIPAYFRDVHMSGLFRTTSMSESENSYFKRFLNKNSDLVLLYTNFCSGLDAQRYNYNEVTHA; the protein is encoded by the exons ATGGTTCCAGAAGCTACACGACATTTGATGAACAACAACAGGAATGTTGATGAATTCCAACAAATGTTTATCATTTCAGCTGCAAAAGCTAATATTGGCTCAATGCGTGCGTTCCGATTTTTCAGAGAGATTGTAGGCGATTATAAATCAGTTGGATGTACCGGCAACGACTTCAAGAACTTTGTAAGGGACCTGAAG TTTTTTCATGAGGTAgatgatgaaaaaaaattgtgtcGCATTATTTGGGCGGATGACGTATCTGTTAAAAACTACAAGTTGTTTGGCGAGGCTGTTTCATTCGATGCTACTTATAACACCAACAG ATACAATTTTATATTCACTCATTTCACTGGTAAAGATAACGACGGTAGGTGCATTTCTTTCGCTGTGGCATTATTTAATCATGAAGATTCAGAGTCTTATACATGGGTATTGGAAAAGTTTGAGTTAGTAATGGGAAATGCACCTCGTATTGTTATCACTGATCAAGACCCTGGTCTTAAGAAAGTTGTCGCATCAACTTGGAAAGAAACACGTCACAGGTTTTGTATGTGGCACATAAACATTAAAGTTGCTGAAAAGGTGCCACAGAGGTTGAGGGATGATACTGATTTTAAGTTAGCTTATGATAGGGTTGTGTGGAATGATAATGATGAACCACAAGTTTTTGAGGAAAACTGGAATAACCCGATGGAAGAATACGATCTTACATCAACCAAATGGTTCTCTGACATGTATCAAGATCGTTCAATGTGGATACCCGCGTATTTCAGAGATGTACACATGAGTGGTCTATTTCGAACTACTTCAATGTCCGAGAGCGAGAATAGCTATTTCAAACGCTTTCTCAACAAGAATTCTGATCTTGTGTTACTGTATACTAACTTTTGCAGTGGTCTTGACGCACAGAGATATAATTACAACGAGGTAACCCATGCATAG